CAGACGACCATGCACCAGGGGCACAGCGAGCCGTACTCGAAGATGCTCCGGTACGCGAGGAAGTGCACGAAGACGAAGGCCGCGGCGACGAACGAGACGTAGACGCGCCAGTACCAGCGGCGCAGCCCGCCCCGCGCGGCGAACGCGCTGACGCCGGCGTAGACCGCGCCGGGGAAGAGCACGATGCCGATGATCGAGTTGGAGAAGCCCAGCAGGTTGCCGCCCGGCGAGAGGAGGTTCGGGCCGCACGTGACGATCACGCTCAGCTGGCAGTTGATGAGCGGCTCCGCATCCGTGAGCTGTCCGATGTACTCCAGGTAGAGCAGGAAGGAGACGGCCCATCCGATGAGCCCCGCGACGATACAGAAGACCGCGAGCGCGGTGGATGGTGCGAGTCGGGCGGGCGAGGGGGCGGGGTCGATCATGACCTCATCGTGTCACGCGGGACGCCTCGTCCCCGCGCCGGTGCACGAGCATCGACAGACGACCGGGCATCCTGCGGGATCCGGCATGGCGTCGACCGTCAAACGGCCTGCGGAGCCTCCCTGCGCCCCAGCTCGAGGAGCTCGCGGGCGTTGCCGAGCGCGGCGTCACTGTCGGGCAGCCCCGAGAGCAGCCTCGCCATCTCCGCCTCCCGCGCCGCTCCCTCGAGCCGCTGCACGCTCGAGCTCGTCACGGACCCGTCGTGGGCCTTGACGACGCTGAGGTGGTTGCCCGCGAACGCCGCGACCTGCGCGAGGTGCGTCACGGCGATGACCTGCGACGACTGCGCGAGACGGGCGAGGCGCTTGCCGACCTCGATCGCCGCCGCGCCGCCGATGCCGGCGTCCACCTCGTCGAAGACGAAGGTGGGGACGGGGTCGGTCTCGGCGATGACGACCTCGATCGCGAGCATGACGCGGCTGAGCTCGCCGCCCGACGCCCCTCGGGACACGGCACGGGGCTCGGCGCCCGGATGCGGGGCGAGCCGGAAGGCGACGTCGTCCCGCCCGGATGCCGACTCCGGTCCCGGCGCCACCTCCACGACGAGGAGCGCATCCGGCATCGCGAGCGCATGCAGCTCCTCCGTGACGGCGGTCCCCAGCCGCGCGGCGGCCTCCGTCCGCGCGGCCGTGACCAGGCCGGCGGCGGCATCGAGGCGTTCGCGGAGCTCGTCGCGCTCAAGCGTGAGCCGCTCGACGCGGTCCCCGTCGTCGTCCAGCTCCGCGAGGCGCGCCGACCCCGTGTCGAGCAGCGAGATGGCGGCGTCGAGCGATCCGTGCGCCCGGACGAGCGCTCCGATCACGGCGCGGCGCTCCTCGACCGCGGCGAGCTCCTGGGGCCCGGCCTCGTCGAGGTCGGCGAGGAACCCCGACAGCTCGACCGCCAGGTCGGCCGCCCGGTATCCGAGGTCGGCGACCTGCTCCGCGAGCCCGGTGAGCACCGGATCGCCCGTGCGCTCGAGAGCGCGCTTCGCCTCGCCGACGAGGCCGGACACGTCGGCGAGTCCCTCCTCGCTCGACAGCGCCTCGCGCGCGACCGCGGCCGCCGATCGCAGCTCCTCGGCGTTCGCGAGGCGCTCTGCCCGCGCGGCGAGCGCGACGTCCTCACCCTCGGCGGGCTCCGCCTGCTCGATCTCCGCGAGCGCGGCACGCAGGGACTCGGCCTCGGCGGCGCGGGCGGCGCGCTGGGCGACGAGGAGATCCAGCTCCTGGTCGAGCGCCCGGACCCCGTCCCACGCCTCGCGATACGCCGCGAGCGCGTCCCGCACGGCGTCGCCCGCGAACCTGTCGAGCGCATCGCGCTGCGCCGCCGCCGACTTCAGCCGCAGCTGATCGGCCTGCCCGTGCACCACGACGAGTGCGTCGGCCAGATCGGCCAGCACCCCGGCGGGAGCCGCACGGCCGCCGACGCTCGCGCGGCTGCGGCCCTCCGCGGCGAGGGAGCGGGAGAGGTAGAGCTCGGCGCTCCCGCCGCCGATCGGCTCGAGCTCGCCCCCGGCCTCGCGCACGCGGTCCGCGACCGCGCCCTCCTCCGGCACGACCCACACGCCTTCGACGGAGGCCTGCGACGCGCCGGCGCGCACGACGCCCGAGTCCGCCCGCTGGCCGAGCAGGAGCCCGAGACCGGTGACGACCATGGTCTTGCCCGCACCCGTCTCGCCCGTGATGGCGGTGAAGCCGGAGCCCATCGGCAGCGCCGCCTCGGCGATCACGCCGAGGTCGCGCAGGCGCATCTCCTCGATCACTCGGACGCCCCCGTGACCGGGAGCGTCACGGCCGCCGTCGGATTGAGCTCGCTCGGCCCGCGCCACCCCTCGGTGGGCAGCTTGAACTTGCGGACCAGGCGGTCGGTGAACGCCGCCGGGTGCAGCCGCGCCAGGCGGACCGGCTTCGCCGATCGGCGTACGACGACACGGGCGCCCGCGGGCAGCGGATGGGAGCGCCGGCCGTCGCACCAGAGCACGGCCGACCCCACGGACCCCGCCCGCAGCTCGACGGCCACCGCGTGGTCGGGACCGACGACGAGCGGCTTGGAGAACAGGGTGTGCGCCGACAGCGGCGCGACGGAGATCGCCTGCACGGTCGGCCAGATGACGGGTCCCCCGGCGGAGAAGTTGTACGCGGTCGACCCGGTCGGCGTCGCGATGACGACGCCGTCGGCACCGTAGGCCGTGAGCGGGCGGCGATCGACCTCGACGACGACCTCGATCATCCGCTCCCGCTGGTCCTTCTCGATGGCCGCCTCGTTGAGCGCCCATGTCTCGTAGACGACGTGGCCGTCCCTGTCCTTCACCGAGACGGCGAGAGCGAGCCGTTCCTCGACCGCGTAGTCGCCCAGGATGGCGCGGTGGACGGCCTCGTCCATGTCGTCGCGCTCGATCTCGGCGAGGAACCCGACGTGCCCCATGTTCACCCCGAGCACGGGGGCGGTGCCCTCGCGGACGAGCTCCGCGGCGCGCAGGATGGTGCCGTCGCCGCCCAGCACGATGGCGATGTCGATGTCGGCGAGCGCGATGTCGCGGCCGAGGACGTCGACGTCCGCCAGCGCGGGCGCGACCGCCGACAGCTCGGCGCGGTCCTCCGGCGCGAGAACGGGCGTCGCCCCCTCCGCGCTCACGGACTCCACGACGCGTGAGGCGGCGCGCACGGTGTCGTCGCGATAGGCGTGAGCGACGATCAGGATCTTGCGCTCGGTCATCGTCCTCCCCCTTCGTGCGCGATGGCGTCCTCCCATTCTGTCGGATCCGACCCGCGTCCCGGGGAGATGTGGACGAGCACCTCGACATTGCCGTGCGATCCCTCGAGGGGCGAGCGTCGCACGCCCAGGGTTCCGAGCCCGGCGGCCCATGCGGCGGCGAGCACCGTGCGCACCGCGTCGACGCGAAGGACGGGATCGACGACCACCCCGCCGCGGACGCCCGTGCGCCCCACCTCGAACTGCGGCTTGACGAGCAGCAGGACGTCGGCGCCGGGAGCGGCGACCAGAGACACGGCGGGCAGGACGTGCGTGAGCGAGATGAAGGAGAGGTCGCCCGTGATCACGGCCGGGGTGTCGTCGACTCCGCTCGCCCGGGCCAGGCTCTCCGGCGTCATGAACCGCACGTTGTACCCCTCCAGGGCGTGCACCCCGGGGTCGGCCGCCACCGAGGGGGAAAGCTGATCGTGCCCCACGTCCGCCGCGATGACGGGCGCCGCGCCGCGCTCGCGCAGCACCTGCGTGAACCCGCCCGTCGACGCGCCCATGTCGAGCGCGAGGCGCCCGTCCACGACGACCGAGAAGGCGTCGAGCGCGGCGACGAGCTTGTGCGCGCCCCTGCTGACGTAGTCGTCGGCGGCGTCCACCTGGAGGTCGGAGTCCGCCTCCACGCGCGTCGAGGGCTTGGTCACGACCCGGCCGTCGACGCGCACGGCGGCATCGGCGATGAGAGCGGCCGCATGCGTTCGCGATCGCACGAGCCCCCGTTCCGCGAGGGCCGCGTCGAGCCGCTGCGTCATCGCGATGCGGAGCCCTCGCCGGGCGCTGACTCGAGTCGTGCCGCGAGCTCGTCGTGGAGCGCGGCATACGCCGTCGCCCGCGTCGCGAGCGGCTGTTCCTCGATGACCTTCAGCCTGCTGACCAGGCCCGTGTCGCCGTCCTCATCCGTCATCCGTTCAGGGTAACGCGACGGGCAGGCGCTCTGCGGGCGCCGGGCCGCCTCAGAAGCGATCCTCGTAGAGGCGCTCGGGGACGCGGAAGCCGAAGATCTGCCGATCGGTGTCCCAGATCGCCTTCGACGCCGCCCGCAGCAGGTCGACGTCGCTGCCGCCCTCGCTGACGACGCGCACGTCGGGGCCGTCGATGCGGACCGCGGCATCCCGCACCCACACGGTGTCGCCCTTGACGCGAGCGACGGGATACGGCTCGAAGAGCTCGCGCAGATCGGAGAGGATGTACGTCGGCCGGGAGTGCGACGGCGCGGCGAGGATGTGCTTGGGCCTGTCGATGCCGGTCAGCACGATGGCGGAGTCGATGCCCGCCGCCTGCGCGCCCATGATGTCGGTGTCGAGGCGGTCGCCGAGGAACAACGGCTTCTGCGCGCCGAACCGGGCGACGGCGGCGTGGAAGATCGGCGCCTCGGGCTTCCCCGCCACGGTGGCCAGCCGGCCGACGGCGGTGTGCACGGCCGACACGAGGGTGCCGTTCCCCGGGGCGATCCCCCGTGCCTGCGGGATCGTCCAGTCCGTGTTCGTCGCGATCCAGGGGATGCCGCCCTCCTCCTCGGGGACGGCCAACGCGAACGCGGCCTCCGCGAGCTGCGTCCATCCGACCTCGGGGGCGAAGCCCTGGACGACCGCCGCGGGCGCGTCGTCCGCGCTGCGGGTGACGACGAAGCCCGCCTTCTCGACCTCGACGACGAGTCCCTCTCCCCCGACGACGAGCACGGTCGACCCCGCCGGGATGCGATCGGCGAGAAGGCTCATCGCCGCCTGCGGGCTCGTGACGACGTCATCCGCTCGCGTCGGGATCCCGAGATCGCTCAGGTGCGCGGCGACCGACGCGTCGGTGCGCGACGCGTTGTTCGTGATGAACCCGAGGCGGCGGCCCTCGTCCACCGCGCGGTTGAGGCTCTCGACCGCATGCGGCAGAGCGCCGGGCCCGGCGTACACGACGCCGTCGAGATCGGCGAGGACGACGTCGACGCCCTCGAGGGGCGCGACGCCGTCGGACCTCCTAGAAAAGAGCGCCATCGGGCTTGTCCTCCTCGGGGCCCCGAGCGTCGTCTGCGCCGTCGGCGGGCGCACCGGCCGGGTCGACGTCGTCCGGCGCCGTGTCCGCGTCGGGCGTCTCCTCGTCGGCCGCGTCATCGGACCCGAGGACGACGTCCTCCGCTCCCTCGATGCCTGCGGCGACGAGGATCTC
This window of the Microbacterium sp. AB genome carries:
- a CDS encoding vitamin K epoxide reductase family protein; the protein is MIDPAPSPARLAPSTALAVFCIVAGLIGWAVSFLLYLEYIGQLTDAEPLINCQLSVIVTCGPNLLSPGGNLLGFSNSIIGIVLFPGAVYAGVSAFAARGGLRRWYWRVYVSFVAAAFVFVHFLAYRSIFEYGSLCPWCMVVWLVTIPLLWFTLGWSLRDGVWGRPARRVGEVLLSWAPLAVVLDYVVIVVAAQLRLDVLGTF
- the recN gene encoding DNA repair protein RecN, with the translated sequence MIEEMRLRDLGVIAEAALPMGSGFTAITGETGAGKTMVVTGLGLLLGQRADSGVVRAGASQASVEGVWVVPEEGAVADRVREAGGELEPIGGGSAELYLSRSLAAEGRSRASVGGRAAPAGVLADLADALVVVHGQADQLRLKSAAAQRDALDRFAGDAVRDALAAYREAWDGVRALDQELDLLVAQRAARAAEAESLRAALAEIEQAEPAEGEDVALAARAERLANAEELRSAAAVAREALSSEEGLADVSGLVGEAKRALERTGDPVLTGLAEQVADLGYRAADLAVELSGFLADLDEAGPQELAAVEERRAVIGALVRAHGSLDAAISLLDTGSARLAELDDDGDRVERLTLERDELRERLDAAAGLVTAARTEAAARLGTAVTEELHALAMPDALLVVEVAPGPESASGRDDVAFRLAPHPGAEPRAVSRGASGGELSRVMLAIEVVIAETDPVPTFVFDEVDAGIGGAAAIEVGKRLARLAQSSQVIAVTHLAQVAAFAGNHLSVVKAHDGSVTSSSVQRLEGAAREAEMARLLSGLPDSDAALGNARELLELGRREAPQAV
- a CDS encoding NAD kinase, whose translation is MTERKILIVAHAYRDDTVRAASRVVESVSAEGATPVLAPEDRAELSAVAPALADVDVLGRDIALADIDIAIVLGGDGTILRAAELVREGTAPVLGVNMGHVGFLAEIERDDMDEAVHRAILGDYAVEERLALAVSVKDRDGHVVYETWALNEAAIEKDQRERMIEVVVEVDRRPLTAYGADGVVIATPTGSTAYNFSAGGPVIWPTVQAISVAPLSAHTLFSKPLVVGPDHAVAVELRAGSVGSAVLWCDGRRSHPLPAGARVVVRRSAKPVRLARLHPAAFTDRLVRKFKLPTEGWRGPSELNPTAAVTLPVTGASE
- a CDS encoding TlyA family RNA methyltransferase, translating into MTQRLDAALAERGLVRSRTHAAALIADAAVRVDGRVVTKPSTRVEADSDLQVDAADDYVSRGAHKLVAALDAFSVVVDGRLALDMGASTGGFTQVLRERGAAPVIAADVGHDQLSPSVAADPGVHALEGYNVRFMTPESLARASGVDDTPAVITGDLSFISLTHVLPAVSLVAAPGADVLLLVKPQFEVGRTGVRGGVVVDPVLRVDAVRTVLAAAWAAGLGTLGVRRSPLEGSHGNVEVLVHISPGRGSDPTEWEDAIAHEGGGR
- a CDS encoding HAD-IIA family hydrolase, whose amino-acid sequence is MALFSRRSDGVAPLEGVDVVLADLDGVVYAGPGALPHAVESLNRAVDEGRRLGFITNNASRTDASVAAHLSDLGIPTRADDVVTSPQAAMSLLADRIPAGSTVLVVGGEGLVVEVEKAGFVVTRSADDAPAAVVQGFAPEVGWTQLAEAAFALAVPEEEGGIPWIATNTDWTIPQARGIAPGNGTLVSAVHTAVGRLATVAGKPEAPIFHAAVARFGAQKPLFLGDRLDTDIMGAQAAGIDSAIVLTGIDRPKHILAAPSHSRPTYILSDLRELFEPYPVARVKGDTVWVRDAAVRIDGPDVRVVSEGGSDVDLLRAASKAIWDTDRQIFGFRVPERLYEDRF